cttcaaaatgatgatcttgatgccaatacacaaggtatatctttatcttcatggcatccatacttgaatccaacatatggagtacaagtagtacctatggaatattccttcatataaactcaatgaaaacattattccataggggttgtcattaattaccaaaaccacacataggggcaatatacccttacactttGTTTATGGCTTTTATCCTCCATTCatgacatttgtgaagacaatatcCACCCCTTTTACTGAGAAGATGGTCGGGTATTCATAATGCCCAAAAGCATGTAGGAAGGATGTCGACCGGGCATTGGGTGTGTTGCAAGCTCGTTTTGCTATTGTTAGGTACCCTACTCTAACTTGGTTTAATTCTCAGATGTAGGAGGTGATGAATTACTGTGTGATCATGCAAAATTTGATCATCGAGATGAAGCACGCTAATCCGAAGTCTGCGGACATGACCTTCAAGAGTCAGGAGCCTCTTGCTGAAGTTGATCACGAGGTGTCAGCCGAATTTGGAGCTTTCATCGCCGTGCATCaagaaattcgtgacgagcaagttcATGTTAACCTTCGTGATGATCCGGTGGAGCAATTGCGGGTGAGGAAAGAAAACGCCGCTTGATGTGTCTCTTGCACTATTGAATTGTTTAACTCTATTTATTTTAACTATTGTCATAAATTATTTAATTTGGTGTGTAAGATACTGAAATTGTTTGATTCAAATTTTGGGATATTGTAATAATAAATAGTCTATTTGTTTGAATTGTGAACTACAAAAATTTAGGGGCTCAATTTAGGAGGCACGTGTGCGGGTGCCCTCTCCCCAAACGGGGGCAATTCAGCCGACGCTCCCTAAAATTGCTTTTCCGGCCCAGTTGCCAGACGCCATTTGGGTGCCATAAGTAGATGCTCTAAGGGTACATTTGGTTTTTGTCTAATGCGTGCCATAAGAAAAGTTTAGTCACAAGCCAAGCCAAAGATTTTGGATCTTCTTTAGATGGTGGCCAATTTTTTGGCATGCCCTGGTCCCTTTGCCAAATGCCAACTCTACTTTCCTATTTCTTTTGTCAACATTGGCCaaatcttgggaaaccaatgcgtTAACCAAAATTTGGATAGTCAACATCTTGCTGGGGTgagcatgagctaaaacaaaccgCAGCCTACTTATAATCCTATCAATGCCCACCACTGCTCTACAAATAATCCATGAACAAGAAGATGATAGTATATTTATGCTCACAAACTTTACATGGGACAATAGAACATCTTCAGCCGAGTCCAGCAAAGCATCTCCAAAAGTTTTTGGGGCGTGCCGGACATTTTTTCGTTCCCAGTCGCGCGTTCCACGGCCTCATTCCGTCCGGCGCGGTctaatatggtgtccggcgcccctaGCCCGTCCCCAGtctacaggggacgctccgggcacgccggtcagagcgagaagcgaggcggggagtgacgggcccgacgcgtcattgaCACATTCAAATTTAACCTAACCATCGCCTACCattcgacggaagttattggcgcgcaacgacggtgcagtttccgcagatgCTAGCGATGCATCTCGTCGCGCCTAACTctccgtgccggcgttaatgagcgtcacCGCTCCCTCGCCTCCCTCCGATCTATAAAGAGGGGCGCTCTCACATCatccctcacacacaaaccctagcgcctctctcccaaaacctagaccgccaccatctcaagagtcgatggCCATTCCATGGTCGGTAGAGGCCGTGGCTGTGCTGGAGCAGCAAGGCCCGCACGGGCGCCGTCGCCTGCGATGTCGTCGTCTTCCAAGGGGGACTAggagttcgagttcatcgtcatcctcaatgGTGACCCacccggcatccagaggctgccagacAAGTTCGTCGAGCTCGTAGCCGGCAACGAGCCGGCCACGCAGCAGCTGCGAGAGGCTGGCTGCGGCTTCTTCCGGTGGCTGGTGGATGTGCTCTTCGACGggtgcggcaagatgtacctccacaccgccTAGGAGAAGTTCGCGTGCTTCCACGACCTCCAAGCCGGTTGCGTCCTCACATTTTCCTACCAAGACGACGAGGAGATGAGCGTgatggtgttcgacgacacatcctgccgccggcactaccacggcgacgacgaagatgacgacgaTTGAACATGTCGAGtattctttcttcgcagcgaaaatggtCACGGAGGTTTCTATATGTTATCCCTGCATAGGACCAACAGGGCTATCATTACCAGCttaattttccagtttgggtgaatgagagtgcctgagagtgttctttcctAGCAGCGAACATAGGAAATCTGCGAGGCCAACTATAATTAgatttcctcattttgcaatgttttaactatgtattagtttgtgtaaaccatgttccaaactatgtattagtttgtgtaaaatcatgttcccaattatgtattagtttatgtAATGTTCCTCTTATCTAttcaaatgaaaatgcaaaatattaaaaaaaaagtaGTTTAATGTAAAAACAAGTTTGGGGGTCGCGTTTGGAGGACGCAGCTGGAGAGGGacgcccccaaacgcggcacgaagaaaaagagtcccccaaacgctcgattcgGCGCCGTTTGAGGGACACTTTGGGGGacgtggtggagatgctctaaaacttGGTAAGATCGGTCAGACAATGGCAACCAGGTGACTTTCACAATGTTTTACTTTCACAATAACAAAGGCCTAACCAAAATTTATGTGCTGAATGGTAGGCCTATGTATGTTCCCCGCTTTGAagtatataagagcatctccacttccCCCACCCCCCACCACGTTGGCGGCGTTTTATCGGGGGCACATGATGGATTTGACAAATTCAAACATAAAGATCACCGATCACATAGTTTTAGCACCTAGAAAACGatcacatagtctccatgattatgtCATCGCGAATCGCTGCAAATCAATGTCTAGCGAACCAAAAAGAGTGCACGTTGCCCGACATTACATATCCACGGAAATTAAAGGGCGAGATCATCCACTGGGGTAGAAGGCACCGATGGTGGAGTAGCTGTCGCCGGTGAAGCCTCGGTCGCCAGTGGGATCTCTGTCGTTGTTGGATTCAAGGTCACCGGTGGTGTAGTGGTGCTGGCCTAGATCGCCCGTGGAACTATCTACTCTGACAAGATCATGGCATGCTGATCCGCACACCACACCCTCACGTCGTCATCTATGCACCTTGTGTCGACTAGCAACATCGAAAAGTCCTccctcctcttcttcgccgccacgtTGGCCTTGATTAGATTGAGCTTGATGTCCTACCTCTCGATGACCGATGCTCACCTTGCCGCCGCAACCTCTTCCATCTTTGCGGTCTACTCCGATCGCTTGGTGGTGTGCGAGGTGTCGTCATCCATGCACGCCATGATGGACGAGTGCGGCTTCTCGACCGCCAATATGACATAACTATTTTTGTGTTGAGAATTAACATGTTTTTTTGCGGAAAGTCCACCAATCTATTTATAATTCTCAACCGCAGGATGGcataaaatattttttcatatggtatctatatAAATCTTTAACCAAAGGGGGACGAACCACTACTTTAGTTGTCCATTGTTAGGTAGAAGATGAGACATCTCCATCTGCAAATTTATACGCGTTGGATATCACCCTGTTTTCATTTTGCTCTCTTAGGACTCGAACCCAGGTGAGTTGGTTGCACCCTCATTAGGCTTGCCATTGGGCTAGCACTCAGTTCTCATATGATATCTATACAGAGCGAATTTTGTACGCACATGAGTATTTTCTAAGTTTGGTCAAATTTGATTTAGCTTGATTTTTTCGAAAAAATATAGGTCTTATTCATTTTTGAGAAAAGGTTACTTTTGCTGTTAAAAAAAGATCCTCTCCTCTCTTACCAAATGTACAAACCTGCGGTCCCTTGTTtataaagaagaaaagaaaagcggGGACTTAATAAGTCCCATACTCACACAGTGGACAGTGGCAAAGAGTGAGCAAGACCTCGCGCTAATGGCGACCACTCCGCTCGCGACCGCCTCTCCCTATCCATTCCCCTTTCTTtgctcaaaaaccctaaaccccaccaccacctccaagcCCAATCCTCCccacgccctctccctctctctccccaccACCCCAgcacccctcctcctccccagcgggcggggccggcggcagcgggacGTCTCGGCGGCGTATGGCGACGGCGACATGGACGACGACTTCGGCGACGCGGGTGACTTCGACCTGGACGGAGACGACGGCGTGGGGGACGACGAGGACCTCGACAACGAGCAGGACTACGACGTCGACTACGACCGCCTCCTCGCCCCGGTCAAGCCGCGGCGGCAGCTGTCTGTGCGAACCAGCGGGGGCggcgaggagggggagggggacaTCGCCATGGTCGCGGCCGACAGCTTCATGTCCACGGGGGAGTCTGCTTTCGACACCGTCGTCGATTACACCGTCGACGAGGATGAGTTCCACAAGATAAGCCTCCTCCACTGCGACTTCTTCATCCGCAAGGTGCCCGACCCTGACCACGACGTCTACGATTTTAGAGAGGTATATACCAATAAATTTCTCCTATCTACTATTACTGCTACATTCTGCATTGATTGTCTGTGCTATTTCACCATTCATGTCTGTCGAAAATGCGTTTGGTCTCTCTGACATTTCGTCGAACACGTCAATCTACTGCGATGTTTGCACAATTAACAGCTAGTACTATTCATCAAGATAGTCGTGTGGTTCTCATTCTGCTCAATATTTGCATTCTGTGCAACAGATGTATGTCACGCCACCCGACACCGACATCTACTCCATTCCAAGGGTTCTTGCCCCCATGCCGCAGAAGGTGTCAATCTGCTTTCTTATTCTTGTTTTGATTGAAtgtaagggaaccttgggttattAATTGTTGATTTTATCCTTGAAATTCAGTACGTCAGGTGCGCGAAGAAAAACTTTGGCCGGTACCATGTAAGCGAGCCACCGGTTGAGCATATGCGTGATCCCCTGTACAAGACGGAGAGGGAGATTATGAAGGTATGTGTCAGAATGTTGCCTACTCTGTTAGTTTGTTCAAGCCACCCTGTTATGTTTTCTTGTGTTGTAAACCAAATGGACTGGCTGAATGTGGCTTGAAAATAGGTAGTTGACAGCCATAAAGATTCTGAAGTTCATCCCGCTGTTTTTGCCATTCATTTCACACTGAGAGTGCATCATAGTTGCTTGCTGAGGAGATGTCTTTGCCAATGGTAGTTCTGACTTGTTAGGTTAACTTATTCTTGATATGCATATGCAAGCTTCAATTCACGTGAAGCTAGCCGTGAAACTTCCTAAAAGCATCATCGGTGACTGATTCTACAGTTGATTGAATAGCTTTTTACGGAATATACAGTGCACTGATTATTGACCTCACAGTTTAAATATTTGTAGGTGCTAAAACAAATTTCTTAATCTGAATGCCTACATCAGTGACCTTCTATTAGGCTAGTTTTAACTCGATTTCAATCCTAAGCAACGTCACATGTCACAGTTGTTATATCACGTAACGTGTGTTTCTGTTCACCCCAACCTGCCATGCTAGCTTATTCTAAATTATAGTTGTTCTTGTCTGGGATATGTCATATGATATATTAAGCACATGTGCATCTAGCTTCAGATTTCTTATCTGGACTATATATATTTCATTTCCCATTGGTGTTCATGGCTGTTTCTTCTATATAAAGAAAAATCAGCATGGGCTAGTCCCTGTTGGTCTCATTTTTTAAATATATATTTCATTTTTGTTTCTTCTGCTGTAGGTTTTCTTAACGAAACACTACAGAAACAGACGGTTTAGCGATACAGATTTTTTCCTTGATTTTGAGGAGATTTATGTCATTGACTCAAAATCAAGGTCAATCACAAGAGCGAAAGTTGTGGTAAGAGAATTTACATCTAAATTCCTTCAGGATAGTAATATAATAGCTTCTTTACTATTTATTTAACTGATGAGGTATACTAAATCTGCTGTCACTAATTTAATACTAGCTACTTTATTTGCTCATCTTATCTAAATGGTTTAGCCATCTCAAGTTCTCAACCCTGGCCCTGGAAGATAAATTTCTACCAGTAACTGTACATCTGCTCTGTTAGTTTACTAGTGATGATTCTGGATTTCTATCAAATGTTACAATTTCTTCTGGATATTAGCTGTTATTTTTCGCACAATGACAATCTTATTACCTTCGTAAAAACACAAGCATCACATTGGTTTTGGTCCATATCTGGGGATTCAAATATAAATCTTAGTAGAGAAAAGTCCTTCTGTGCTTGTTCAATAACTTTTTGCCTGAATCCTGGCGCAGTATTATTTGGTTAAGGCAAAGAGCTACGATGAGTTTCTGTGGATCCGCTCCATATCTAGAGTCCAGACAGTGTGATCTCTTTCTTACCTTGTTGCCACTCATTCCACACCAAAATCATAGACTCATGGCCACCAGccatcagctcctgcaccgtagccACTATTAGTCTCCAGCGCGCCAACCATACTCCATGGCTGATGTGGTGACATACCGTCATCTCTGATGCATGCGACCTGCTCAGCAGAATCTCTGGCAGTGGTGTTGATTCCTGCGACCTTCTGCTCATCGTCTTGTAGGAACTGTGTGTGTCATGCTGGAGACTACCCGCGTGCTCGTGACTAGCTTATAATGTGGAAGGAGAGATGATGGTGAGCACGTGGGAAGTTATGTGGATATGGCTTGTGGTCGTAGTATGGATCGAGGATTAACACAGACAGTTCCAAAGTGACCATAGTAGGCTGTCTTACTTAGCGGGGCTAATTAACTTTTAATCATGGCCCCTCATTTGCTGTAACCTAGTGCAATAAGTTGGAGAGCACAGAACAGAAGCACTTATCCTCTTAGTATTATCTGAATTTGTTGCCGTTCATGTCTCCTGACAATCAAAATCTATGGTTCATGTCCTACTATTGAACATTTGATTTGTAACCCATAAAGTACCAAATTTGAAAACAAATAAAATTGTCAGCAGTCTGATGTCTGATGTCAGGAAACTAGGTCAGCTTAATTTCGGACCTCTGTAATACCAAATATTTTACTGTACGTGTTTTTTTCTTAGTGTTTTACTTATCTTAGTGTATTGTCTGAGATCACTGATATGTAGTTGTCTTTCACAGGTGAATGTCCCTGAAGGGAAGAAAAGAGATAGGAGAAATGACCTGCTACTCATACGCGATGGAGGGGATTCTTTCAGAGTAACTGACAAGGTAGTTTACCTACTTCATGATTGTCTCTTTGTTAGTAACAACAGGCTTCTAAAGCTAATTTGGGAAACCGGTATCACAGACTCAAAGGGATGACGCCTCCACTATCATACAAAGAGAAGAGTGGAAAAAATCAAGACAAGACACAGAGAAGCATTTCCGGAAGCTCAGAGATTTCGACTACTCGAATTGGTTCTGAAGGTCAAAGTTTGTTGATGCAGTGGAGAATGTGCAGCGATTTTGTTGTTTCTTTGGCTGCTGTTTATGCTAGAGCTAGTAACCCTGTTGGTCAAGTGAGTTTAAGAAGATATATTATGCATAGCATTGTAGCAAGTTGAACCTAGGTGGATGCATCTGAGCATTTTATGTATCAGGGCTCCAAATAGCTAATGGATAATTTTCACTAATTGTGCTCCAACTTGAGAATTATCAATTGAGTGGCATAAAAAAAACTAGGGGTGTTGCGAGAATCGAACTCACGACCTCTCGCACCCGAAGCGAGAATCATACCACTAGACCAAACACCCTTGTTGTTAAGTTGTTCTAAATGAGCTATTTTGTCCTAAGATTACTTGCTTCATTTGATTTTAAAAATATTAATATACACACAGCTTTTATGGAAAACCCTAGCCTTTCGTAATGTTACATGTAGCGCTAAAAAGAAAAAGGGCACATATGTTTGGACGCTACATCAACCATGATATGGTGCCAATCACGTATTTGTGACGTATAGTGGAGTTCAGGGGGCTCTATTTGACTCACAGCTGATTCAAAAATTGTTGAACAACAAACACACGCCTGGAATAACATAATTGTGCACGAGTTGTATAAGGTATTCATATGGTCCCAATTGATAAAAATATTTGGATTTCGCCGGAGATATAAGAGTCAATTAGTGATGGCCCACTGGCCCAGGTTAGTTAGCACACAACCGCAAGAGGACGTCATGGTgccttccctcaaaaaaaaaaacccgtcATGGTGCCTCTTTGTACCTACCATGGTTTGTACTATACGGTATGCCTTTCTGATTCACGGGGATAATCTGATCTGGTTTTCCAAAATCTTACCGTCTTTTTCTTTAAACATGTAAGGTCTTTGTTACCACATCTTAGTTTCAATGATGGGATCCAACCGGCCGACCTTCATTTAAAAGACTGAAAAATATTTTTGTTTGGAAGGGCTGAAACGAAAACACATATTGTAATTTTGATGAAGGGGTCTAAAAAAAGATTCCATTTTAGAGGGTGCAAACTCGATCTCATGAAATTGGATTGACTGGCACACCTCGCATCTAGCATTCGCTTCTCCTATCTATCTCTTCCAACTAAGCTGACCACTAGAAAATGTAAAATCCTGCAAGCAATTATTCTAGAGCCAACTACGAAGATACCTAGTCTTCTACTCTATTCACTGGAGGAAATACAAGAAAGTTAACAATTCTTCAAATGAATTGGGGTCCGTGCTGGTCCCTACCTTCGCCCATGTCAATGTCATACTGTGAAAGTattgagatggtaaacctagagggggagtgaataggtttctacagattttaattctttctttgcaatattaggctttgcggaataaaatagtgagcctaatgcaaactaggtgaagcaacctatatgaggatacaactaactcgagtacgaaggctctcacaggcagttaaatcacaagtaaggagttcggttagagataaccgatagcacgcggagacgaggatgcattcccgtgttcccttcctttgcaagaaggtacgtcacgtttggaggggtggaggtcccacgaaggattccccacgccacgaaggctcaccctattctccggagcctatcccacgaaggaatagctcactcacttgtggtagactttgaggtagcctccaaaccttcacaatcttgcccggagcaaatccacagcccggatgcttccggactcctcttgcccacctagggtttccaaggaaccctaggaagcaagcttctcgatgaatacaagggggaatgagatttgacttggtagaacggtagatcgggtcctcctctagtgattcccggaggatttgagtttgggtggaggaggagggagatctgagacttttggtgtttctagcaatggagtaagagagagagagctcaagaacagcttgtagtgtagtgcctaactgttcatagataggagaaggcctatttatagtgttcttcgaaatatagccgttggtcacttgccacctcatcttttctcccgacaaacccggtcaacccGACCACTGACCGGATTGtccggtgcagaggccggtcggaccgggccagggaccggacctgccggtccagaccggacggtagaccggaccccgaccgggagacactttgcgtcgtccaggagctcctccggttggcgcccggttggcgaccggtcgaccggaccgtaCGCCGGCCCCACCGGTCCGTAGGCCGGCGGACCGGGCGGCGGACCCGGACCACTTAGGCGCTCTttgacgcccggttggcacccggttggcgcccggttggcgaccggtcgaccgagccgcacgccggaccggccggttggagggccggctgaccgggcggcaaaccggatttctgctgtagaccccttttcgattgttgttgaagtggggggtctcctttagccttcttgtttctttgatacatcatttatgcctctttgcctaatacctgagattatccttatagacatattaggccaaatactctagcacggtgtcattgttaccaaaataatgg
This sequence is a window from Lolium rigidum isolate FL_2022 unplaced genomic scaffold, APGP_CSIRO_Lrig_0.1 contig_28113_1, whole genome shotgun sequence. Protein-coding genes within it:
- the LOC124680787 gene encoding PLASTID TRANSCRIPTIONALLY ACTIVE protein 6, chloroplastic-like; the protein is MATTPLATASPYPFPFLCSKTLNPTTTSKPNPPHALSLSLPTTPAPLLLPSGRGRRQRDVSAAYGDGDMDDDFGDAGDFDLDGDDGVGDDEDLDNEQDYDVDYDRLLAPVKPRRQLSVRTSGGGEEGEGDIAMVAADSFMSTGESAFDTVVDYTVDEDEFHKISLLHCDFFIRKVPDPDHDVYDFREMYVTPPDTDIYSIPRVLAPMPQKYVRCAKKNFGRYHVSEPPVEHMRDPLYKTEREIMKVFLTKHYRNRRFSDTDFFLDFEEIYVIDSKSRSITRAKVVVNVPEGKKRDRRNDLLLIRDGGDSFRVTDKTQRDDASTIIQREEWKKSRQDTEKHFRKLRDFDYSNWF